The genomic window GGAAGGATATAGCCGTATAAAGAAATTGTcattaaaatttgatgaaaaaagtGTATGtctaaacaaaagaatataagaGAAGGGCATGGCAAGCTTGTTGTTAACCACTGGATATGTAATGCCCTGGAACACGGTGTCTCTGAGCTTCATCTATGCTTCGAATATATGGGGTGGTACTAATAAGACCCAAAATGGGCTATCAAGTTAAGTAACAGAAAGGAGATGAGATAGTAGAAGAATTAGAGATGGGAAGCAGAAGATTCAGAGaaggaaaggaagaagaagagacgagatgaagaagataaacttttctttgttcataaTCGATAAGTGtttcagaaacaaaagctAATGTTAAATAGAAGAACTAAAGAAAACATGCTTTAAACAATAAGCCATAAACGACAGCCCATTAGGCCCAAATCATAATCTATCAATACTCTCCCGTTGAGATTCACCATGTCCTCATGGTGGAAGgaattgaaaatgaaactCTCGGGCATTGATCATTGCCTTGTTCGCCTTAGTCTCGTGTTTTGTCTTAGCTCTAGGATCGATTGTACCGCCAAAACCTGTTTGGCTAGAGCCTCTCTCCTTGCCCTCCTTATGTGTGACCCCAAACTGTTTCCACCTACTCATTTCAGCTGACCTTTTCAACGCACGTGTATTCTCTAATGATGAGACTCCATTCGAAACCAACAACATCTCCAACATCATGCAACACTTGTAAACTCTATCCTGCTGTTTTGAAAAACTCCCAACCATCAGCCTAACCTTGTCTTCTCCTGTCTTTAACCCTAAGACTAGGTGATCTTCAATCTCGCGTTTCTGTTTTTCCACACAGACATCAACTTCAATGGTTGCTTTAACGTTCTCTTGTTCCATCACTTGACCAAGAAACACTTCTGGTGGACGGGTGAATTGCATCTTAACAAGGATCCCAATTTGTTCAAACTCATTGAACCAAGAAACTTCCTTTGGATATTCAGTACTTAACttcatttcttgattttcacCCCTCTTCTCATCTTCACAGTCTCGGTCATTAGTGACTTCTACACAACTAACGTTACTCTCCCCTTTTAAAGCTACCTTGTCCGCAAGGTAGTAAGCAACAATTCCACAATCGCTTTCTAATTCATTTCTCATTCCTCCTTGCTCCttttcacttctcatcttcacCCTTTTAGTACCTTGCTCAAGATCTTTATTCTTAGGACATAGAGTGACCCAATCTTGGTTATGGATGAAGGAAAAACTCTGATTCTGCCAATTCACCTCTGTCTCTCCAAGTTTTGAAAGCCATTCATACCCTAAGATCACATCCACAACATCTCGTTTCAAATCCCACACGCAATAATCTTCAACTATGTCGATGTCGTTAATCCGCAAAGAAATCTCTTGGCAGCTCCTTTTAACGTCACTAGCTAGTCTATAGCTAAAAGACACCTTATCAATACTCGAATCCACAACTGGCAGCTTGAGTTGAGTAGCCAACCTCTCTTAAATAAAGTTGTGTGTAGCTCTAGAGTCAACTAGCACAATAACTTCCTGCTGCAAAATATAGCCATAGAATCGCATTCCCCTGCATGTGGCCACTTCTGTCCCTGGAAGCTCATGTTCCTGTTTTAGTGTACCTGTATCTTCATTCGCAGGCCTTGGTGTGTCCTTAAGATCCTCCCTCATGTATCCCATTAACACCATGCTCCTTAACTCCGCTTGTGTAGTTGGGTAGACTTTTGGTTCTGTTTGTACTGACAACCCACTTCCATAGACCATAAGACTGTTACTTTCTTCTAGCCATTGAGCTGTATCCATCATTTGTACAATGCCATTCGGTTTCAATTCTCGAACTGCAGTTTGCAAACTAGGCTGCAACCCTTGTAAGAACAATGCCTCCAAGCCTTGTCCTGGTAAAATAACTGAGCCTAGACAAAGAGCTTCGAACCTTTCTCTATACTCCCGAACTGATCCTTCTTGTTGGATTCCCGAATAATGAGGTTGATGATTTACCTTCATTGTTGTCTTTGTCTCTCGGGCCATCATACACTTAAATTCCTTCCAGCTTGTAGGTGAATTCTTTTTCCAGAGATGCTTTATCCATTGACCAATGTCTCCTTCCAAGTTAGAATAAACAATTTGTAACCTCTCCTGCTCCGGGATGTTATTCTCACCAAAATAGTTCTCAAAGTTGCTAAGACATCTTCTTAGATTTTCATCTAAGGGCCTTGACACTCTAGCTTCCCTATGTTCCTCTTCACAATGTGAATCCTTCACTAATGGAGGCAGTCTTTCCCTTCCAACCATAGCTACTTGTGACTGTTTTTTCTGACCCTTCCAAGCAGCGTCTCTGCTAATAATATCATGTTCCACCTCCATAGCGACTTGAGGAGCTGTTCCTTGAAATCCAATGTATAATACTCTTATACTATCAGCAGCATTATCATTCTTTTCCTGAGAATCTAATCCGACTTGCTCCCATGCTTTCTTCGAGTTGGTCCAAAACAATGACCCATTTCTGGCACTTTGTTCACTTGACCTAATGTCACCATCCTTGCTTTCTCGGTATCGTTTACGTTCCCATGATTTCCTTCTAGAAACAACACCATCACTAGATTCTTGGGAATCAGATCCATAGTAACCAGAGAAAGACCTTCTGTGACTTTCTTGTCTAGCCACTAACAACCGTGGAAATGGCACTGTCGAGTCAAGCCAGGAAGAGCGAGGTCTTTTACCAAGTTTCTTAATggattgtttgttgatttgtgTTGAGGGATCGATCATGAGACGTCTCTTTCATGTTGTCTTTTCTCTAACCTTATGATGGCTctgattaacaaaaataaatcctCTCCTGCGAGCTTGTGTAACATGGGTTCTTCTTCCCCTGCGAGAATGCATCGCCGTTGGAAGCTCTGAGACCCAAGGATTGGGAGAAGCTTCTAGAAATTCAGTGCCCACCAAGTGTTCGACAGAATTCTCAAGAGAGATGTCTGGgttttttgttgggtttgcTTCAGCTCTCGTGGTGATGACTTGATGGAGCTCGTGATGCTCTTGGTTCTTCATCTTAGGTGGTTCGTCACTTGTATCACCGGGAAAAACTTTGCAAATATTTCACGGATGCCTCGTCGATACTCCTCTTGTTGTGCTTGGAGCCTTTGGACGACGGAATCGAGCTTCTCTTCTAACTTCTCAACGAATCGATCAAGTATTGCTTCAAGATCTGTGACTGTGATGGCTTGAGCAGCTTGAGTAGCCATGATTTCAACTCTCAATGAAAGCACCAATTGATAAGACCCAAAATGGGCTATCAAGTTAAGTAATAGAAAGGAGATGAGATAGTAGAAGAATTAGAGATGGGAAGCAGAAGATTCAGAGaaggaaaggaagaagaagagatgagatgaagaagataaacttttctttgttcataaTCGATAAGTGtttcagaaacaaaagctAATGTTAAATAGAAGAACTAAAGAAAATAGGCTTTAAACAATAAGCCATAAACGACAGCCCATTAGGCCCAAATCATAATCTATCAGGTACCTTGATCTCCCATCTAAAATCTTCACCAATACAACACTCGTTAAGTTGTCATTGGGAAGAGAATGTTGCATGTCAAGCTTTCCTTTCGATATATCTCTCCCAGCGCTAAAGGTTCTCGCTGCTTGCTCTGCACTTGAGGACTTAACATCAGAGGTATCATTCAAAAACACCACAAGTCATATCCAGCAGTCTGTTGTCTAATATCAACATAATTATGCCGCGTATTCTTGGATTATTACACTTGACACACTGAGCGTTGTCGACCTCCACTACTCTGATTATACTCTGCCGGGGTCTCTGCATTGTAATTTGGATTCACTTGCCAAAGTTACACTGGACATTACTTTcgcaaaaaaatcaaatgggCTGCTGGTTTACGGGGATGTGGAATCTCATCAGCGGGATACGCAACGTCAAGACCCTGCACCTGACTTCTTCTGCTGTCGAGGTCAGTTTTAGTGTATGCTCTCATCATCTTTTGcctataaacaagaaaaata from Arabidopsis thaliana chromosome 3, partial sequence includes these protein-coding regions:
- a CDS encoding ATP binding / aminoacyl-tRNA ligase/ nucleotide binding protein (aminoacyl-tRNA ligases;ATP binding;nucleotide binding; FUNCTIONS IN: nucleotide binding, aminoacyl-tRNA ligase activity, ATP binding; INVOLVED IN: translation, tRNA aminoacylation for protein translation; LOCATED IN: cytoplasm; CONTAINS InterPro DOMAIN/s: Aminoacyl-tRNA synthetase, class II (D/K/N)-like (InterPro:IPR018150), Retrotransposon gag protein (InterPro:IPR005162); BEST Arabidopsis thaliana protein match is: Eukaryotic aspartyl protease family protein (TAIR:AT3G29750.1); Has 134 Blast hits to 130 proteins in 14 species: Archae - 0; Bacteria - 0; Metazoa - 1; Fungi - 0; Plants - 133; Viruses - 0; Other Eukaryotes - 0 (source: NCBI BLink).), which translates into the protein MATQAAQAITVTDLEAILDRFVEKLEEKLDSVVQRLQAQQEEYRRGIREIFAKFFPKLLPILGSQSFQRRCILAGEEEPMLHKLAGEDLFLLIRAIIRPRSSWLDSTVPFPRLLVARQESHRRSFSGYYGSDSQESSDGVVSRRKSWERKRYRESKDGDIRSSEQSARNGSLFWTNSKKAWEQVGLDSQEKNDNAADSIRVLYIGFQGTAPQVAMEVEHDIISRDAAWKGQKKQSQVAMVGRERLPPLVKDSHCEEEHREARVSRPLDENLRRCLSNFENYFGENNIPEQERLQIVYSNLEGDIGQWIKHLWKKNSPTSWKEFKCMMARETKTTMKVNHQPHYSGIQQEGSVREYRERFEALCLGSVILPGQGLEALFLQGLQPSLQTAVRELKPNGIVQMMDTAQWLEESNSLMVYGSGLSVQTEPKVYPTTQAELRSMVLMGYMREDLKDTPRPANEDTGTLKQEHELPGTEVATCRGMRFYGYILQQEVSFSYRLASDVKRSCQEISLRINDIDIVEDYCVWDLKRDVVDVILGYEWLSKLGETEVNWQNQSFSFIHNQDWVTLCPKNKDLEQGTKRVKMRSEKEQGGMRNELESDCGIVAYYLADKVALKGESNVSCVEVTNDRDCEDEKRGENQEMKLSTEYPKEVSWFNEFEQIGILVKMQFTRPPEVFLGQVMEQENVKATIEVDVCVEKQKREIEDHLVLGLKTGEDKVRLMVGSFSKQQDRVYKCCMMLEMLLVSNGVSSLENTRALKRSAEMSRWKQFGVTHKEGKERGSSQTGFGGTIDPRAKTKHETKANKAMINAREFHFQFLPP